The Podospora pseudocomata strain CBS 415.72m chromosome 1 map unlocalized CBS415.72m_1, whole genome shotgun sequence genome has a segment encoding these proteins:
- a CDS encoding uncharacterized protein (EggNog:ENOG503NTVG; COG:G; CAZy:AA9), with the protein MKFKSQAVLAAAVAVSNVGVAQAHVFIWGVFVNGVDQGTFNGIRTPAYNGPPPRGYSNSPVKDLNSIDMRCNVLGDNQVPHTIKVAPGDNITLDWHHNNRTIADDVIDFSHHGPALVYLTPDPPTENSFVKIWEKGLYELGPTPFSPGKWATTWDIKANNGLMNFRIPANLKAGFYLIRAEMVGLHEADARFDQNSRRGAQFYPNCVQIEVVGDGTVELPEGVSFPGAYKYDDPGVHYNIYCSTERAPLAPCTDASTYKIPGPTVWSGAWLETTQVALGPVTGPTTATRWSSWIQQSVVTTATYDQAGSPVPVATSRYTASWSLAYAAPTASPAL; encoded by the exons ATGAAGTTCAAGTCTCAAGCCGTTCTCGCGGCTGCAGTGGCAGTGAGCAATGTGGGCGTGGCTCAGGCTCATGTGTTCATCTGG GGTGTGTTCGTCAATGGTGTGGACCAGGGGACCTTCAACGGCATTCGCACACCAGCATATAACGGTCCTCCTCCGAGGGGGTACTCCAATTCCCCAGTCAAGGACCTGAACTCCATCGACATGCGCTGCAATGTTTTGGGAGACAACCAAGTCCCTCACACTATCAAGGTGGCCCCCGGAGACAACATCACCCTCGATTGGCATCACAACAATCGCACGATTGCGGACGACGTGATTGACTTCAGTCACCATGGCCCTGCGCTTGTCTATCTCACACCTGATCCGCCAACCGAGAACTCTTTTGTCAAGATTTGGGAAAAGGGACTGTATGAGCTTGGGCCAACACCTTTCTCCCCAGGAAAGTGGGCAACGACATGGGACATCAAGGCCAACAATGGACTCATGAACTTCCGTATTCCGGCAAACTTGAAAGCTGGTTT CTATCTGATTCGTGCTGAGATGGTTGGTCTCCATGAGGCGGACGCTCGGTTTGACCAGAACTCGCGGCGTGGTGCTCAGTTCTATCCAAACTGCGTCCAAATCGaagtggttggtgatggcaccGTGGAGCTCCCGGAGGGAGTCTCCTTCCCAGGAGCCTACAAATACGATGATCCAGGAGTTCATTACAAC ATTTATTGCTCGACTGAACGCGCCCCCCTCGCCCCGTGCACCGATGCTAGCACCTATAAAATCCCAG GGCCTACCGTCTGGTCGGGTGCGTGGCTCGAGACTACTCAAGTCGCTCTGGGTCCAGTCACCGGACCAACAACTGCAACACGTTGGAGCAGTTG GATCCAACAATCCGTAGTTACGACGGCGACTTATGACCAAGCCGGCTCGCCGGTTCCCGTCGCCACATCGCGATACACGGCTTCTTGGTCACTGGCGTATGCTGCACCAACAGCGTCACC
- a CDS encoding uncharacterized protein (COG:O; EggNog:ENOG503P2DJ): protein MGSTDAKLILYTNHRCPWAHRAHIILEELKVPFEEVIIDLDTPRTPEYLKINPRGLVPALSYNGEIIIESAIVANFLADAYPSHLLPPSNTPEGALRRARVALFVDAFISKFNSQLFALYTAEGEAARAEIADKAVAALVKEVEPLLADASPYFGGSDKLTQAEVLTGSFVIRHKSLSKTDLYPSNLWPSIVEKAPNFAKWAEVVAVHPSVTSIFKEQEIIDGTRARIAKLKAQKQQ from the exons ATGGGTTCTACCGACGCCAAGCTCATCCTGTACACCAACCACAGATGCCCATGGGCACACCGGGCTCACATCATcttggaggagctcaaggttCCCTTTGAAGAAGTCATCATCGACCTTGACACCCCTCGCACACCAGAGTACTTGAAGATCAACCCGAGAGGCCTGGTCCCTGCACTCTCTTACAACGGCGAGATCATCATCGAGTCTGCCATTGTCGCGAACTTCCTGGCGGACGCCTACCCATCTCATCTCCTGCCGCCCTCCAACACACCCGAGGGTGCGCTGCGCCGTGCACGTGTTGCATTATTTGTAGACGCCTTCATCTCTAAGTTCAACAGCCAGCTGTTTGCCCTCTACACGGCGGAGGGCGAGGCTGCGAGAGCCGAGATCGCAGACAAGGCCGTCGCCGCCCTTGTGAAGGAAGTTGAGCCGTTGCTTGCAGACGCCAGCCCTTATTTCGGTGGCAGTGACAAGCTCACACAGGCTGAG GTTTTGACTGGGTCATTTGTCATCCGTCACAAGAGCTTGTCCAAGACGGATCTctacccctccaacctgTGGCCATCGATTGTCGAGAAGGCTCCCAACTTTGCCAAATGGGCCGAAGTTGTCGCTGTACACCCGAGCGTAACTTCCATCTTTAAGGAGCAAGAGATCATTGACGGGACCCGGGCCAGGATTGCGAAGCTCAAAGCTCAGAAGCAACAGTAA
- a CDS encoding uncharacterized protein (COG:U; EggNog:ENOG503NXIQ), whose translation MSKPSDKQDLAAAPGSSGVKRAFSLPPQWLHMYDDFITKNSHQVSQIESTLRSLTYIIPGRFRDAEIASESIHSGVQLLSLYHDTLLSRAATLSKLPLSSLSRAPSPQSRYTKFWTLKSAFYRRVAYVLQIVNYVQLLCEMSAKRRGERVRWNVVVLLEAIKAFCKLLLLRITKSRPLLTPVLPEREPIPDEAPEDPEEAELRALGEDDEDRKPFGKGSVGAPQRKGVGPNGEWTMPRTGMSLPTLPAPGDTSGYLLSRVLTADDIKPASNLLNRLQGSAQLAEVLHILAPLVFAIALARSKDKRKSWTPWLLGVGTELAARQLRDRGLRTTPLEREEWSRRGWAMGWWAMRGAFYENVTKGVVGGVRSRMPGLLAGIIEDYEYLWENYYFSTSA comes from the exons ATGTCCAAGCCATCCGACAAACAGGACCTGGCCGCTGCGCCAGGGAGCTCCGGCGTGAAGCGCGCCTTTTCGCTCCCACCCCAATGGCTCCATATGTATGATGACTTTATCACCAAGAACTCCCACCAGGTGTCGCAGATAGAGTCGACGCTGCGATCACTAACGTACATCATACCTG GTCGTTTTCGCGATGCCGAGATAGCCTCCGAGTCCATTCACAGCGGTGTTCAGTTGCTTTCCTTGTATCATGATACCCTTCTCTCCCGAGCGGCCACCCTCTCGAAGCTCCCCctttcttccctctcccgcgCCCCCTCGCCGCAAAGCCGTTACACAAAGTTCTGGACCCTCAAGAGCGCCTTCTACCGGCGCGTCGCCTACGTCCTGCAGATTGTCAACTACGTCCAGCTTCTTTGCGAAATGTCCGCCAAGCGCCGCGGCGAGCGCGTGCGCTGGAATGTCGTGGTTCTCCTTGAGGCCATCAAAGCTTTCTGCAAACTTTTACTACTTCGGATAACCAAGTCGCGGCCGCTTTTGACGCCGGTCTTGCCCGAACGAGAACCGATACCTGACGAGGCACCCGAAGACccggaggaggccgagctccGCGCGCTCGgggaagacgatgaggataGGAAACCATTCGGCAAGGGGTCTGTTGGTGCGCCCCAGAGGAAGGGCGTTGGCCCCAACGGGGAGTGGACCATGCCCCGCACCGGCATGTCTCTTCCTACGCTTCCCGCGCCTGGGGATACGAGTGGGTATCTTCTTTCAAGGGTGCTCACGGCGGATGACATCAAGCCGGCGTCAAACCTGCTCAACAGACTCCAGGGTAGCGCGCAGTTGGCTGAGGTGCTACACATCCTGGCACCTCTTGTCTTTGCCATCGCGCTGGCGCGCAGCAAGGACAAGCGGAAGTCCTGGACACCTTGGCTGTTGGGTGTGGGAACTGAGCTCGCGGCCAGGCAACTGCGGGACAGGGGTTTGCGGACGACGCCGCTGGAGCGCGAGGAATGGAGCCGTCGCGGTTGGGCGATGGGCTGGTGGGCTATGCGCGGGGCCTTTTACGAGAACGTCAcaaagggggttgtgggtggCGTACGAAGCCGCATGCCAGGGCTGCTGGCTGGTATCATTGAAGACTACGAATACCTGTGGGAGAACTACTACTTTAGCACCAGCGCGTAA
- a CDS encoding uncharacterized protein (EggNog:ENOG503PCXG; COG:B), protein MPALPKCSTLGNGKDMIKTRHGSSSYLEVTYHVFSDFHVIKKAPLALSQSPATSYNMFPLISALAVLLGSQRALAASDPIPPTASSCPNNSHLSPLTHKRSCPRLVDDETAILTNSWYPWSIPPTCFDPTKQKGKRPRVKLSKLCTFTTLNTWAGTPLSIITTPETAADVASFIHSPYLSWLENDRGGVPFRPTHYPKNPFKVEKLPNKGYGVLATEPIQKGTVLMAQLPVMLQLLESAEQNDKWETRDVLRLLQRAGNQLPKEQQREVMGLAAQGKGYIVDDIMKTNTFDVTVGVLEGSTGQMGWGSHSGLYPEIAVGFLFFELSKRWMTNLTSCFTRFSPSTLIMEIVAYKDISPGEELSISYAPLNILSADRSELLKWWGFTCTCALCQNPNAIKKSDKQRNRIQALLEEFDTPSRLTEEKIAEIEQLVREEGMEGQMGDLYNIIGNVYAQRGEIERAKEYGKKGVVWLKQYAGADSERTEMAKGFVKRLEDFERGRRDWRP, encoded by the exons ATGCCGGCACTGCCAAAATGCAGTACCCTTGGCAACGGCAAGGACATGATCAAGACACGACACGGTAGTTCTTCATACTTGGAGGTTACTTATCATGTCTTTTCAGACTTTCACGTCATTAAGAAGGCGCCTCTGGCGTTATCTCAGTCGCCGGCCACATCTTACAACATGTTCCCACTCATATCTGCCCttgccgtcctcctcggcagtCAAAGagccttggcagcctcagATCCCATTCCACCAACAGCCAGCTCATGCCCAAACAACAGCCACCTCAGCCCTCTCACCCACAAACGGTCTTGCCCACGGCTCGTTGATGACGAGACGGCCATCCTGACCAACAGCTGGTACCCCTGGTCCATTCCCCCAACCTGTTTCGACCCCACAAAACAAAAGGGCAAACGCCCCAGAGTCAAGCTATCGAAACTAtgcaccttcaccaccctcaacacaTGGGCCGGCACCCCCCTGAgtatcatcaccaccccagaAACGGCCGCTGATGTCGCCTCGTTCATCCATTCGCCATATCTCTCCTGGCTGGAGAACGACCGGGGTGGTGTCCCCTTCAGGCCTACCCACTACCCCAAGAACCCTTTCAAAGTGGAGAAGCTACCCAACAAAGGCTATGGTGTTCTTGCCACAGAGCCCATTCAAAAAGGGACAGTCTTGATGGCGCAGCTGCCGGTTATGCTTCAGTTGTTGGAGAGCGCTGAGCAAAATGACAAGTGGGAGACGAGGGACGTGTTAAGACTTTTGCAGAGGGCGGGGAATCAACTTCCCAAGGAGCAGCaaagggaggtgatggggctGGCGGCGCAGGGAAAGGGGTATATCGTTGACGACATCATGAAGACGAACACGTTCGATGTGACcgtgggggtgttggagggttCGACGGGGCagatggggtgggggagtcATTCCGGGTTGTATCCTGAGATTGCGGTCGGTTTCCTCTTTTT TGAGCTCTCGAAAAGATGGATGACTAACCTGACCAGCTGCTTCACACGtttctctccttccacccTGATCATGGAGATCGTAGCCTACAAGGACATTTCTCCTGGCGAGGAGCTTTCCATCTCTT ACGCCCCCCTAAACATCCTCTCAGCCGACCGCTCCGAACTTCTCAAATGGTGGGGCTTCACCTGCACCTGTGCCCTCTGCCAGAACCCAAACGCCATCAAAAAGTCGGACAAGCAACGTAACCGGATCCAGGCGCTACTGGAAGAGTTCGACACCCCGTCCAGACTGACAGAGGAAAAGATCGCCGAGATCGAACAACTGGTAAGAGAGGAAGGGATGGAAGGGCAAATGGGCGACTTGTACAATATCATCGGGAATGTCTATGCTCAAAGGGGGGAAATTGAGAGGGCGAAGGAGTACGGGAAGAAGGGTGTTGTATGGCTGAAGCAGTATGCCGGGGCGGATAGTGAGAGGACCGAGATGGCGAAGGGGTTtgtgaagaggttggaggactttgagagggggaggagggattggaGGCCTTAA